In Juglans regia cultivar Chandler chromosome 5, Walnut 2.0, whole genome shotgun sequence, the following are encoded in one genomic region:
- the LOC108988620 gene encoding bifunctional endo-1,4-beta-xylanase XylA-like isoform X2 gives MYCHNNVVSWDDSAGEEAFQNAKKRFWAKINGLCCDISLPDPDIYIEEIDWKPNIDPELIKELDQYCFVPDEEELNTQVRHTNRNSKTAVPVPSEGHNTNQEYDNPWESDNMQDSGVLENRAQGWNQWENKKNDRKTLNNDDNPWEHSSTQGNGGMMDNAWRNCGDKSWGYNQVGNHVSLSSDRNNTDNTWEHGCQGVVSMNDKGRAHFGKKAWGWNQQEAQNLDNANNPWESRYNRSSELKDRGWKDNVVNAWGWKQWDSSNNEIKHQELGRTGGGWGTWNEGCRKREGSHLYVQGIKSSRFGGDGNQRRHCWRGQTKKRVSFGREYGLPSFY, from the coding sequence ATGTACTGCCATAATAATGTAGTCAGTTGGGATGATTCTGCTGGTGAAGAAGCATTTCAAAATGCAAAGAAACGTTTTTGGGCTAAGATCAATGGCCTCTGCTGTGATATCTCTCTGCCTGATCCAGATATTTACATTGAGGAGATAGATTGGAAACCTAACATTGATCCTGAACTGATTAAGGAATTGGATCAATATTGCTTTGTTCCCGATGAGGAAGAACTGAATACACAGGTGAGGCATACAAATAGAAACTCAAAAACAGCAGTGCCTGTTCCTTCAGAAGGCCATAATACGAACCAAGAATATGACAATCCTTGGGAATCTGACAATATGCAGGACAgtggagttttggaaaatagaGCACAGGGATGGAACCAATgggagaacaaaaaaaatgatcgGAAAACTTTGAATAATGATGATAATCCTTGGGAGCACAGCTCCACTCAGGGCAATGGAGGTATGATGGACAATGCATGGAGAAACTGTGGGGATAAGTCATGGGGTTATAATCAGGTAGGAAACCATGTCAGTCTCTCAAGCGATCGGAATAATACCGACAATACTTGGGAGCATGGCTGTCAGGGTGTTGTCTCCATGAATGATAAGGGGCGGGCTCATTTTGGGAAGAAAGCTTGGGGCTGGAACCAACAGGAGGCACAGAATTTGGATAATGCAAACAATCCGTGGGAAAGCAGATATAATCGGAGCAGTGAATTAAAAGATCGAGGATGGAAAGATAATGTGGTAAATGCCTGGGGTTGGAAACAGTGGGACAGTAGTAATAATGAGATTAAACACCAGGAATTAGGAAGAACTGGTGGAGGTTGGGGAACGTGGAATGAGGGTTGCAGGAAGAGAGAAGGTTCTCATCTGTATGTGCAGGGTATCAAAAGCTCTAGATTTGGAGGCGATGGTAATCAAAGAAGGCATTGCTGGAGGGGGCAAACGAAGAAAAGAGTCAGTTTTGGCCGTGAGTATGGGCTTCCGTCTTTTTATTAG